The following coding sequences are from one Haliotis asinina isolate JCU_RB_2024 chromosome 3, JCU_Hal_asi_v2, whole genome shotgun sequence window:
- the LOC137279008 gene encoding uncharacterized protein → MDRAFEGLEQTYPIVDDILIAGRTIAERDVRLRQSLQRARERIMLKPETTLPCQQEVKFFSEVLTTDGMKPDPEKVKAVHDMEVQTSKKESEGYLGQTDQKPLEVVFKKPLHAVPLRLQRMRMRLQIYDADVQFTPGKDVPVGDMLSNHFKDTPNNVDLSLDADIQSYVHMVVSNLPVTDKKLGEIAKATSGDEQLVAVKKCITFGWSEVIQDCTTFQEFWTSGMS, encoded by the exons ATGGACAGAGCTTTTGAAGGACTGGAGCAAACCTACCCCATAGTGGATGACATTCTAATAGCAGGTCGCACAATTGCCGAACGTGATGTTCGTTTAAGACAGAGTCTACAGAGAGCAAGAGAAAGAATCATGCTGAAACCTGAGACGACACTACCATGTCAACAAGAGGTGAAGTTCTTTAGTGAAGTACTGACAACGGACGGCATGAAACCGGATCCAGAGAAAGTGAAAGCGGTCCACGACATGGAGGTCCAGACCAGCAAGAAAGAATCAGAGGGTTATCTGG GTCAGACAGACCAGAAGCCTCTAGAAGTGGTCTTCAAGAAACCCTTGCATGCTGTGCCATTGAGGCTTCAGCGAATGAGAATGCGATTACAGATATACGACGCAGACGTGCAATTCACACCTGGAAAAGACGTTCCAGTTGGAGACATGCTGTCTAATCACTTCAAAGACACACCCAACAATGTTGATCTCTCACTGGACGCAGACATCCAGTCATACGTTCACATGGTTGTGAGCAATCTTCCAGTGACAGATAAGAAACTAGGTGAGATAGCAAAGGCAACGAGTGGAGATGAGCAGCTTGTAGCAGTGAAGAAGTGTATCACTTTTGGATGGTCAGAAGTGATTCAAGACTGTACAACTTTCCAGGAATTCTGGACTTCAGGAATGAGCTGA